Genomic DNA from Paenibacillus donghaensis:
ACCTTCTAAATCCTCACTAGGATGTAACGTAGTAACCAGTGGCTTGCATCAGTGAGCGTGGCAGTCAGCCGCCGCTTGACCGATCATACCGCGCCTATCCGGCGACGTAACCATCCAAGTTCCATACTGGGACCCAACCAAGATTTAAACTGGTTGGCCCCATGGTATAATTCAGGCATGAAGGAGGGGTCCATATGCACCGTTGGAAACCCAATCTTAATTCGCCTGTTCCGCTGCATCGTCAAATCTCGGCCTATATGCTGGAGCGGATCTCCAGCGGTGATTGGCCGCCAGGAACACAAATAGCCCCACAGCGGGAGCTGTGCAGGCTGTTTGGCGTGAACCGAAGCACGGTGGTTACCGCTCTGGGGCAGCTGTCGGCGCTGGGACTGATTGAAGGCAGACGCGGCGGGGGAACCAGGGTCAGCCCTGCCGCAGCCGGGCAATCCGGCGGCTGGCACAGCTATCTTGAAGAGGGCAGCCATTATCCCAATCTGCCTGCGGTCCAGGCGATCAACCGGCTGGAATTCGAGCCGGGGCTGATCCGCCTCGGCACCGGCGAGCTGGCCCCGGGGCTGCTGCCGGAGCAGACCATGATGCAGATCCTCGGCGAGCTGTCCTGCCAGCCGCAGCTGCCGCTGTCCTACGAGGAGCCGCTTGGCAGCCTCCGGCTGCGCAAGGCGCTCAGCAGCCAGCTCGCCTCCAGCGGAATTCAAGCCGACCCGTCATCGATTCTGATTACGTCGGGGGCACTTCAAGGACTCCAGCTGATCGCTGTCGGCCTGCTGCCGCGCGGGTCCACCATTCTGCTGGAGAAGCCTTCCTATCTCTACTCCATTCATTCCTTCCAGTCCGCCGGGGTGAAGTTCTGCGGACTGCCCATGGATGAGGAGGGAATGCTCATCTCCGCCATCTCTGCAGAAGCCGCGCGGACCCGGGCAGCTATGCTCTACAGCATCCCCGGCTTCCATAATCCTACCGGCGTGCTGATGAGCGCTCAGCGCAGGCTGGAGGTGATGGAGACCACGGCTGCATTGGATCTGCCTATTCTGGAGGACGGGGCCTATCAGGAGTTATGGCTGGACTCGCCGCCTCTGCCTCCGCTCAAGGCGCTGGACCAGGAAGGACGGGTGCTTCACCTCGGCACCCTCTCGAAATCGGTTAGCCCCGGCCTGCGGCTGGGCTGGGTAGTCGGGCCTGCGCCGGTCATCGACCGGCTGGCTGACATCAAGATGCAGAGCGACTACGGCTCCAGCACGCTCTCGCAGCTGGTAGCCGCCCGCTGGCTGGAGGGCGGCTACCACGAAGCCCATCTCACCAAGCTGCGCGGCGAGCTGCGCAGCCGGAGGGCAGCTCTGCTGGAGCTGCTGCAGGTTCACTTCGCCGGACTTGCTGCCTGGAATATACCTGCAGGGGGCTTCTATGTCTGGCTGTCCCTGCATACCCCGCTGCCGCCGCACCGGCTGTTCAAGGCCGCATTGCAGGCCGGGGTGCTGCTGAATACCGGGGATCTCTACGACCGCAGTGACGGCCGGCATCTGCGGCTCTCCTATGCCTATGCCTCATTGCCGGAGCTGAAGGCCGGCATTGTCGCTCTGGCGAATATCATCCGCCATTGGTCAAATGACAAGTAAACAAATTTGTCACTCTGTTTGCGCTTATGATAAGCTTGAGAGCAAGAGGTGAAGGGAATGAAGAGCAGAACAAACAATTTTCTAAGCAAAACAGATATTCTGAATGCGGCTGACCAAACCTTCCGCAGATTCGGCCCGGACAAAACATCGGTTACGGATGTGGCCAAGCTGCTCGGTGTCAGCCACGGTACGCTGTATCGGCATTATCCCAGCAAAGCCGCCTTAAGAGAGGCTGTCACAGAGCGCTGGCTGGAGGAGCAGATCATTATTCCGCTTGCGGAGCTTGTGGAGCAGGCCGCAGGCAGCCCCCTGCAGAATCTGCGCGCATACGTGGAGAAGCTGATTGAGCTGAAGCAACGCAGTGAAGCGCAGGACCCGGAGTTGTTCTCCATGTATGCTGCAGTTACGGGTCAGGCTACCGAACTGATCGAAACCCACCTGCAGCGTATAGTCAGCCAGCTGGGCCGTCTTGTCGAACAAGGCCGTGCCGCCGGAGTCCTTGCCGTAGACGAGGATTCCGAGGTGACGGCCCGCTGCATTATCCACGCCACCTCCCGCTTTCATCATCCGGGCCATGCCTACGAGTGGAAATCACCGGCAACCCGCGGGGAGTTCCTGCAGCTGTGGAGCCTGCTGGAGCGGGGACTCGTCTCTCCGCAAGCACATTTCAAGGCAGATTAGGCAGGCTTACTACAATTGAGGTGCCTTCGCCGGGAACACTTGCCGCCGTGGCCGTACCTTGATGAACCTCGGCAATCTTCCTGACCAAGGACAGCCCCAGCCCACTGCCGCCGCCACTGGCGCTGCGGGCCTTGTCTGCCTTGTAGAACCGTTCGAAGATGTGGGACAGATCCTCGGCGGCGATGCCGATACCGCTGTCCCTGACCTCTACTTCAACCCGGCTCGCTGTCTGCCTCAGACTAATATGGATCCGCCCTCCCGGCGGCGTGAATTTGATGCTGTTATGCAGCAGATTGGTCCAGATCTGGCTCAGCAGATCCTGGGACGCATGAATAGTGACCTCATCCAGCTCCGCCTCCACCTCAATCTGTTTCTCCAGCCACTGCGGCTCGGCAACGACAATGATCTCCCGCAGCTGCTTATCCAGCGGATAGGATTTCCGCTCAAAGGGAAAGCTGCCGGCCTCCAACACCGACAGCTTGAGCAGATTATCACTTAGTCCTGACAGGCGGGTGCTCTCCGCTTCAATAATCTCCAGATAATGTTTTCTGCTCTCCGCGTCCAACGTCTCTCTTTGCAACGCACGGGTAAACCCGCGGATTGAAGTCAGCGGCGACTGGATTTCATGCGAAACATTGGAGATGAAATCCTGGCGCATCGTCTCCATCCGTCCCAGCTCACTGGCCATATCGTTAATACTCTCCACAATTTCGCCGAAATCGCCGTAGTTCTTGTTTCTCTCCAGCACTACATTGAAATCACCCTTGGCGATCCTGCCGATGGCTTCAATGACCGACCGGTAGAAGACACGCTCCCAGCCGCGGATTAGCGAGGATAACGCCATCCCCAGCAACAGCAGAAATACGATCCCAATCAGTGTAACGATCAGTTGGTCCACATAGGCATAATGGGGACGCCCGAATCTGCTGTAGACCACCAGATTCATCAGATAATACGCTGCCGTCCAGCTGACGGCAACCGCGCTGAAGAAGGCGAGATGAAACAGCAGCTGGCGGACTATTTTCTTAAATAAACTCATGTCTCGCCCTCCAGACGGTAGCCAAGTCCACGGATGGTGCGGATGGAGAAGCCGTATTTCTCACGGGGGAACCGTTCCCGTAGTCTGTTGATATGCACATCCAGCGTCCGCTCATTGCCTTCATAGTCATAGCCCCAGATTTCTTCAATCAGCCGGTCACGCGTCAGCGTCTGCCCCGGATAGCTGCCCAGCTTGAACAGCAGCTCATACTCCTTCAGCGGCAGCACGGCCTCGCCGTATTCCGAGGTGGCTTCATACGTTCTGCGGTTCATCCGCAGGTGGCCGATGGTCACACTCTGGGCAGCGGAAATCTGATACCGTTTCAGCAGCGCTTTTACCCTGGCGATCAGCACGGCCGGCTCAAACGGCTTCACCAGATAATCATCACTGCCCAGCTCGAACCCTTTCACAATCTGCGAGGTCTCACCTTTGGCCGTCAACATCAGAATGGGACAATCGTACGTCTTGCGCAGACGCCGGCATAGCTCCCAGCCGTCCATATTCGGCATCATCACATCCAGGATCACCATATCCACGCTCTTGTTCTCCAAGAAGAGCAGCGCTTCTACACCATCAGAAGCCCCGTAGACCTCCTCGAAACCCTCAGCTCTCAGGAATACTTCCACCAATTCGCGGA
This window encodes:
- a CDS encoding sensor histidine kinase, yielding MSLFKKIVRQLLFHLAFFSAVAVSWTAAYYLMNLVVYSRFGRPHYAYVDQLIVTLIGIVFLLLLGMALSSLIRGWERVFYRSVIEAIGRIAKGDFNVVLERNKNYGDFGEIVESINDMASELGRMETMRQDFISNVSHEIQSPLTSIRGFTRALQRETLDAESRKHYLEIIEAESTRLSGLSDNLLKLSVLEAGSFPFERKSYPLDKQLREIIVVAEPQWLEKQIEVEAELDEVTIHASQDLLSQIWTNLLHNSIKFTPPGGRIHISLRQTASRVEVEVRDSGIGIAAEDLSHIFERFYKADKARSASGGGSGLGLSLVRKIAEVHQGTATAASVPGEGTSIVVSLPNLP
- a CDS encoding TetR/AcrR family transcriptional regulator produces the protein MKSRTNNFLSKTDILNAADQTFRRFGPDKTSVTDVAKLLGVSHGTLYRHYPSKAALREAVTERWLEEQIIIPLAELVEQAAGSPLQNLRAYVEKLIELKQRSEAQDPELFSMYAAVTGQATELIETHLQRIVSQLGRLVEQGRAAGVLAVDEDSEVTARCIIHATSRFHHPGHAYEWKSPATRGEFLQLWSLLERGLVSPQAHFKAD
- a CDS encoding PLP-dependent aminotransferase family protein; translated protein: MHRWKPNLNSPVPLHRQISAYMLERISSGDWPPGTQIAPQRELCRLFGVNRSTVVTALGQLSALGLIEGRRGGGTRVSPAAAGQSGGWHSYLEEGSHYPNLPAVQAINRLEFEPGLIRLGTGELAPGLLPEQTMMQILGELSCQPQLPLSYEEPLGSLRLRKALSSQLASSGIQADPSSILITSGALQGLQLIAVGLLPRGSTILLEKPSYLYSIHSFQSAGVKFCGLPMDEEGMLISAISAEAARTRAAMLYSIPGFHNPTGVLMSAQRRLEVMETTAALDLPILEDGAYQELWLDSPPLPPLKALDQEGRVLHLGTLSKSVSPGLRLGWVVGPAPVIDRLADIKMQSDYGSSTLSQLVAARWLEGGYHEAHLTKLRGELRSRRAALLELLQVHFAGLAAWNIPAGGFYVWLSLHTPLPPHRLFKAALQAGVLLNTGDLYDRSDGRHLRLSYAYASLPELKAGIVALANIIRHWSNDK
- a CDS encoding response regulator transcription factor; translated protein: MAKILVVDDDPHIRELVEVFLRAEGFEEVYGASDGVEALLFLENKSVDMVILDVMMPNMDGWELCRRLRKTYDCPILMLTAKGETSQIVKGFELGSDDYLVKPFEPAVLIARVKALLKRYQISAAQSVTIGHLRMNRRTYEATSEYGEAVLPLKEYELLFKLGSYPGQTLTRDRLIEEIWGYDYEGNERTLDVHINRLRERFPREKYGFSIRTIRGLGYRLEGET